TGGCACTTTGGTTGAGATCGCCGAGAAAAACTTGTTGGCTGTCGCTGAGCAATCGGAAACCGATATTTTGCCGTTGTTGGCCGAACAGAATTACCCGCTGGCCTTGAGCCGGCTGGCGCAGTTACGCGATAGCGTCGATGCGTTTTTCGATAACGTGATGGTCAATACCGACGACGAAGTTTTACGCAACAGTCGTTTGGCATTGCTGGCCAAATTGTCCAATCAATTCCTGAAAATCGCCGATATTTCCAAACTGCAATCGTGACCGAGCGTTACGTTATTCTCGATCGCGACGGCACCATCAATGTCGATTCCGACGACTTTATCAAATCACCGGAAGAATGGCTGCCGCTGGCCGGCAGCCTGGAAGCCATTGCGCTGTTAAATCGGCATGGCTACAAAGTCGTGGTGATCACCAATCAGTCCGGGATTGCCAGGGGCTTATTCGATTTGGCAACGCTGGCGGCGATACATGCCAAAATGCTGCAATTGGCGTCCCTGGCCGACGGACACATAGAAGCCATTTATTTTTGCCCTCACGGCCCAAACGACACTTGTGACTGCCGCAAACCTCTGGACGGTCTGTTTCGGCGTTTTGCCGCCGATACGCAAGCCAATTTGAGCCGGACTTATGCGATTGGCGATTCCTTGCGCGATATTCGGGCCGCCGAATCGGCCGGTGCCAAACCGATTCTGGTCAAAACCGGCAAAGGCAAAAAAACCGCTATTAATAATCCACAACTTAACGTTCCTATTTTCGATAATCTTTATGACGCAGCCACGCACATCGTTTCGACAAGCTGATTTCAGAGTCTATTTGGGCTCGACATTGTTATTCATCTACATCGTGTTTTCGACGCTGATTGTTGGTGTAGCCATCTTGGGCGGTTATTTCCTGCCGTTTCCGATGCGCTATAAAATTGCCGATATTTGGATCGATTGCCTGCTGTTCATGTTGAAGCTGTGTTGCGGTTTAAGTTATGAGGTGGACGGGCTGGAGAACATTCCGCGCGATCAAGCGGCGATTATTCTCAGCAAACATCAGTCGGCCTGGGAAACCGTGGCTTTAAGACAGTTTATCTCGCCGCAAACCGCGGTTTTGAAAAAATCGTTGCTGCAAATCCCGTTTGGCGGTTGGGCGCTGGCGACATTAAAACCCATCGCGATAGACCGGCAAAATCAGAAAGAAGCACTAAAGATGTTGATCGATCAGGGCATCCAGCGTTTGCAGGAAGGCTTGTTCGTGGTGGTGTTTCCGGAGGGAACCCGAGTGGCGCCGGGAGCGCATAAAAAATTTAATGCGGGCGGTGCAATGCTGGCGCAAAAATCCGGTTTTCCGGTGATTCCGCTGGCGCACAATGCAGGAGAATATTGGCCGCGTAACAGTTTTTTGAAATATCCGGGCGTGATTAAGGTCAAAATTGGGCCGGTTATCAGTAGCATTGATAAAAAATCGAAGGATATTAACGCAGAGGCCGAAGCCTGGATTAATAAAGCGATGTTGCAAATCGATGCAGAACGAATAGCAGGGTAATTCGAATTAGGGAGCTAAAATTTAAGCTGCAAAAAAAAGGCCCGCATTCGCGGGCCTTTTTCTTCAAGCTTAAAGATTAAAGCGCTACAGAAGTAGAGCTAGAAACTTTTTGCTTTGATGCATCTGGATCGTCCATGCAACCGCTCAGGCCAGCAATCATCAGGGTCATAGCTAAAAGAGATAATACTTTTTTCATAACATCCTCCAAATAAAAGTTTTTTATATTTTTGCGTGTGCTGAATCTAAACAAAAAATTAAGCACAGCGAGATTTAAACATGCCGAACCAGTTTGGCGCAAACTAAATCTGTTTGGAGGAAAAGAAATCGGGATATAAGGCCCACAGGGTGGGCCTTACTCAGGAAGGAATATCCTGCCAGGGCTAGGATTATTTAACCCCTGAACCTTGTTGGTTAGGTGAGCCATAGCCTTTTGGTTTTGGGTTGCCTTGGTCTGGGTCGTCCATGCAACCGCTCAAGCTTACAATCATCATTACCATAGCCAAGACAGAAAATACTTTTTTCATAACATCCTCCGATTTAAAGGTTTTTATTTTTGTGTGTACTCAAATTCAAGCACGCAAAATTTATAGCATGACAAAACCGAGTATGCAATACCCTAGATGTTTACAAAATATCGATGTCTTTCGGCAAGTTGATCTTTATGTCCTTTCCAGTCCATTGTGCGGAGCCTATTGCTTGCCATTCTCCGGTCAAGTTGCTGTTCCTGAGGTCTTTTTCCCACACAAACGGTGCTCGAATTCTCTTCATTTTGACGATAAATTGCGTGCTATCGAGCTCTAAACCACTCTTTTTTCCCCAGAACGCCGTGACTTTCATGATGAATTTTTTCAAGCGGAGCTCGTCGATATTTGGGGTTACCGCAATGTTGGCCCACATGGAATGCACCCGCCCCCAATTCGGCGCCAACAGGCGGCCTTGGCGATTAACAAACGGTAACCATTGCTCTTCGCCGTTGGCATCCAAATAGGTAATAGCCAGTAAACGGTCATAGCCTTCGAAATGGTCGTGAAGATACAGCGCGTGGGGGGTGATGCCCAAAAACGTGTGAGACATCATCAAAACCGCGTTGCTCATATCCGCCAGCATGCTGGTTATCGGCGACTGGCGGGTATCGACATGCAGGCGGTACAGCAAACCATAGTGAAAACTGCAGTTGAACTGAAACAAGATCAACACCAGCAACACTTTGCTGATTTTGTGTACGCGACTTCTAGCCACTAAGGCATGCTCCGCTTCGAAAATTCGCTCATACAAACTCGGCGGCAGGTTTTCAGCTGATGCCGGCAGACAGCTCACATCGCACGCCAATCGCGTGCGCGAATCGGCAATCGCCCGATAGCGCCCGCATATCCATTGATAAAGCAGCGGCAGTTTCATGGCCCAACCTATCATCGCGGTGTAGCGCATCGAGATTAAAATTTGCGCGTAAGTATCAACGCCGGCATAAACCCGCCCATCACCATCCACCGCGTACAAATCGGTCAGCAATTGCTTTTCGCCCAATTCGGCTAGAGCTGGATAATCGATTGCAAACACTTGTGCGGGCTTGAAATCAACACCGCGCAAAACGTCGAAATGATTCAGTGTCAAAACCGTACGATTGCACAATGGGCATTGTTGGTCGTAAAACACCGTCAATAGTGGTTGTTTGATCCGTAGAAGTGCCCCGATTTTTCTATACCAGGCAAATGGCATCACCAATGCATAGAAAATCAGCATTCCCATTCCGAACGGGTAAATATTGAAGGACAGGGTAATGCCCAAATGCAAGGAAATCCCGATCAGAAAGTACAGCCATCTGAACTGGCGGCGATGAAAAAACAACAGGAAAGTAAACTGGAATGCGATGATGGTGTAGCCGATGATTTTTTGCAAAATCTCGATATTCAGCAGCCAGGACAAATCCAGCGCGGACATGTAATACGGAATCGAAGACGGCAACCAAGCACCCAAGCCGTTGCGCCAATGCTCGGCAAACATCTTGTGTATCGCCGAATCGAAATACAAAAAGCCCAGACAAATCGCGACCGGTAGATAATAAGTCAGTGCAGACACTTCCGGAGCCTGGTATTGAGAATAATGCGTGAAGGGGCGCAGCAATTTTTTCCTAAGGCCATCAATAGAAAAGGCTTGGTCCATAGGCATGAAGATCAGAAAGAAATTGGCGCCAATCATGAACAAATCGAAGCCGCCGTCGAAATCGCGCTGCATAGGCGTGAAATTAACGAATAGCA
The window above is part of the Methylomonas sp. ZR1 genome. Proteins encoded here:
- a CDS encoding DCC1-like thiol-disulfide oxidoreductase family protein; protein product: MYKLLVQKVNALYSKKVPATGVGLFRLLFGVVTLQEVFFLLYFNHLIFDPIPFMDVEFPMIPFFLWLWAAVAFCLAIGYRCQVASVANYVFWLLFVNFTPMQRDFDGGFDLFMIGANFFLIFMPMDQAFSIDGLRKKLLRPFTHYSQYQAPEVSALTYYLPVAICLGFLYFDSAIHKMFAEHWRNGLGAWLPSSIPYYMSALDLSWLLNIEILQKIIGYTIIAFQFTFLLFFHRRQFRWLYFLIGISLHLGITLSFNIYPFGMGMLIFYALVMPFAWYRKIGALLRIKQPLLTVFYDQQCPLCNRTVLTLNHFDVLRGVDFKPAQVFAIDYPALAELGEKQLLTDLYAVDGDGRVYAGVDTYAQILISMRYTAMIGWAMKLPLLYQWICGRYRAIADSRTRLACDVSCLPASAENLPPSLYERIFEAEHALVARSRVHKISKVLLVLILFQFNCSFHYGLLYRLHVDTRQSPITSMLADMSNAVLMMSHTFLGITPHALYLHDHFEGYDRLLAITYLDANGEEQWLPFVNRQGRLLAPNWGRVHSMWANIAVTPNIDELRLKKFIMKVTAFWGKKSGLELDSTQFIVKMKRIRAPFVWEKDLRNSNLTGEWQAIGSAQWTGKDIKINLPKDIDIL
- the gmhB gene encoding D-glycero-beta-D-manno-heptose 1,7-bisphosphate 7-phosphatase — protein: MTERYVILDRDGTINVDSDDFIKSPEEWLPLAGSLEAIALLNRHGYKVVVITNQSGIARGLFDLATLAAIHAKMLQLASLADGHIEAIYFCPHGPNDTCDCRKPLDGLFRRFAADTQANLSRTYAIGDSLRDIRAAESAGAKPILVKTGKGKKTAINNPQLNVPIFDNLYDAATHIVSTS
- a CDS encoding 1-acyl-sn-glycerol-3-phosphate acyltransferase; amino-acid sequence: MTQPRTSFRQADFRVYLGSTLLFIYIVFSTLIVGVAILGGYFLPFPMRYKIADIWIDCLLFMLKLCCGLSYEVDGLENIPRDQAAIILSKHQSAWETVALRQFISPQTAVLKKSLLQIPFGGWALATLKPIAIDRQNQKEALKMLIDQGIQRLQEGLFVVVFPEGTRVAPGAHKKFNAGGAMLAQKSGFPVIPLAHNAGEYWPRNSFLKYPGVIKVKIGPVISSIDKKSKDINAEAEAWINKAMLQIDAERIAG